A DNA window from Boseongicola sp. contains the following coding sequences:
- a CDS encoding acyl-CoA transferase produces MTVRETILTALQARLLTLAATALRGEVLPERIPADGLLILRDGEPGDPEVTLSPLRYHYQHRAEIEAVVQGTDRDAVFDTLTASIGTAIAADRTLGGLCDWVEAEAPRPVDLPVEGAASLKAAVIPVVLHYSTADPLG; encoded by the coding sequence ATGACTGTTCGTGAAACCATTCTCACCGCGCTGCAGGCGCGGCTTTTGACGCTGGCCGCAACCGCCCTGCGGGGTGAGGTCTTGCCCGAGCGCATACCCGCCGATGGCCTGTTGATCCTTCGGGATGGGGAGCCAGGCGATCCCGAGGTAACACTGTCGCCCCTGCGCTACCACTACCAGCACCGTGCCGAGATTGAGGCGGTCGTGCAGGGCACCGACCGTGACGCCGTCTTCGACACGCTGACCGCCAGCATCGGCACGGCAATTGCCGCCGACCGCACGCTCGGCGGCCTATGCGACTGGGTCGAAGCAGAAGCGCCACGCCCGGTCGATCTGCCGGTCGAAGGCGCGGCGAGCCTGAAGGCGGCCGTGATCCCGGTGGTGCTGCATTATTCAACGGCCGATCCGCTCGGCTGA